From one Streptomyces sp. Q6 genomic stretch:
- a CDS encoding class I SAM-dependent methyltransferase, protein MVSADPAAGILVTSRPLDEYCGLFGLTRRALCAALAAGPLLDCPGGAAALVAEVRHLGGRAVAVDPEYARMARMEARARAGRDAMAAHARAAPEISTAALSGRPEAYLRSWDRARELFAADVTDHPEDYVAAALPRLPFRGGTFGLTLSSYLLFAYPEVFGPAEQLAGLLELVRVTAPGGEVRVYPLHDSAGRRSPHLDRVRRSLGHHRVGSSLLRLPGPGGRPRTVLVLKRAAR, encoded by the coding sequence ATGGTGAGCGCCGACCCCGCGGCCGGGATCCTGGTCACCTCCCGGCCGCTCGACGAGTACTGCGGACTGTTCGGGCTGACCCGGCGCGCGCTGTGCGCCGCGCTCGCGGCCGGTCCGCTGCTCGACTGTCCCGGCGGGGCCGCCGCCCTGGTCGCCGAAGTGCGGCACCTGGGCGGCCGGGCCGTCGCGGTGGACCCGGAGTACGCCCGGATGGCGCGGATGGAGGCGCGGGCGCGGGCCGGACGGGACGCGATGGCAGCCCACGCGCGCGCCGCCCCGGAGATCTCCACGGCCGCGCTGAGCGGGCGCCCGGAGGCCTATCTGCGCAGCTGGGACCGGGCGCGGGAACTCTTCGCGGCCGACGTGACCGACCACCCGGAGGACTACGTTGCGGCCGCCCTGCCGCGACTCCCGTTCCGCGGCGGGACCTTCGGGCTGACGCTCAGCAGCTATCTGCTCTTCGCCTACCCCGAGGTCTTCGGCCCGGCCGAACAGCTCGCCGGACTGCTCGAACTGGTCCGTGTCACCGCACCGGGCGGCGAGGTCCGCGTCTACCCGCTGCACGACTCCGCGGGGCGGCGCAGTCCCCATCTGGACCGGGTCCGCCGCTCCCTCGGCCACCACCGGGTCGGCAGTTCCCTCCTCCGGCTCCCCGGGCCGGGCGGCCGGCCACGCACCGTACTCGTCCTGAAACGGGCCGCCCGGTGA
- a CDS encoding DUF427 domain-containing protein, which translates to MADGHTITIEQGTQRVRVVRDGQVLAESGRPLLLRETGCPVRYYIPPQDVRTDLLTPSDTTTYCPFKGTAAYWSLPDAKDLVWAYPRPKDEVAAIKDHLCFYEVEVVG; encoded by the coding sequence ATGGCTGATGGACACACGATCACGATCGAGCAGGGTACGCAGCGCGTGCGCGTCGTCCGGGACGGGCAGGTGCTCGCCGAGAGCGGCCGCCCTCTGTTGCTGCGCGAGACCGGTTGTCCGGTGCGCTACTACATCCCCCCGCAGGACGTCCGCACCGACCTCCTCACTCCCTCGGACACCACGACGTACTGCCCCTTCAAGGGAACGGCCGCCTACTGGTCGCTCCCCGACGCGAAGGACCTCGTCTGGGCCTACCCGCGCCCCAAGGACGAAGTGGCCGCCATCAAGGACCACTTGTGCTTCTACGAGGTCGAGGTGGTGGGATGA
- a CDS encoding TIGR00730 family Rossman fold protein produces MNICVFLSAADLDDRYTRPAREFAELLGKGGHTLVWGGSESGLMKVVADGVHEAGGRLVGVSVDFLAAKARAVVEPDEMVIAKDLAERKALLLEKADAVVIMVGGTGTLDEATEILELKKHGKTDKPIVLLNSAGFYDGLKEQFRRMEDEGFLPLPLTDLVFFAEEPVGALAYLEESAGIE; encoded by the coding sequence ATGAACATCTGCGTCTTCCTCTCCGCCGCCGACCTCGACGACCGCTACACCCGCCCGGCCCGTGAATTCGCCGAGCTGCTCGGCAAGGGCGGGCACACCCTGGTGTGGGGCGGGTCCGAGAGCGGGCTCATGAAGGTGGTCGCCGACGGCGTGCACGAGGCGGGCGGGCGGCTCGTAGGGGTGTCCGTGGACTTCCTCGCCGCCAAGGCGCGGGCGGTCGTCGAGCCGGACGAGATGGTCATCGCCAAGGACCTCGCCGAGCGCAAGGCGCTGCTCCTGGAGAAGGCCGACGCCGTGGTGATCATGGTCGGCGGTACGGGGACGCTCGACGAGGCCACCGAGATCCTCGAACTGAAGAAGCACGGCAAGACCGACAAGCCGATCGTGCTGCTGAACTCCGCCGGCTTCTACGACGGCCTGAAGGAGCAGTTCCGCAGGATGGAGGACGAGGGGTTCCTGCCCCTTCCCCTCACTGACCTCGTCTTCTTCGCCGAGGAGCCGGTCGGTGCGCTCGCCTACCTGGAGGAGTCGGCCGGCATCGAGTAG
- a CDS encoding SDR family oxidoreductase, with protein MAGMATHVITGAGSGIGAAVARRLHARGDELFLHARDAGRAKELAAEFPGARTLVGDLADPDKLSWAFSHQSLPDRVDSLLHIAGVVDLGPVGELTPKAWRHQLNVNLIAPAELTRHLLPQLRVTQGHVLFVNSGAGLNAHADWSAYAASKHGLKALADSLRHEEHGNGVRVTSVYPGRTASPMQAKVHQQEGKEYDASRWIDPESVATTILMALDLPHDAEVNDLTVRPGR; from the coding sequence ATGGCGGGCATGGCTACCCATGTGATCACCGGCGCCGGTTCCGGCATCGGCGCCGCCGTCGCCCGCCGCCTCCACGCGCGCGGCGACGAACTCTTCCTCCACGCGCGCGACGCGGGCCGCGCCAAGGAACTCGCCGCCGAGTTCCCCGGCGCGCGCACCCTCGTCGGCGACCTCGCCGACCCGGACAAGCTGTCCTGGGCGTTCTCGCACCAGTCGCTGCCCGACCGGGTCGACTCGCTGCTGCACATCGCCGGCGTCGTCGACCTCGGCCCGGTCGGCGAACTCACCCCGAAGGCGTGGCGCCACCAGCTCAACGTCAACCTCATCGCCCCGGCCGAGCTGACCCGCCACCTCCTGCCCCAGCTCCGCGTCACCCAGGGCCACGTCCTCTTCGTGAACTCCGGCGCCGGTCTCAACGCCCACGCCGACTGGTCCGCGTACGCCGCCTCCAAGCACGGCCTGAAGGCCCTCGCGGACTCGCTGCGCCACGAGGAGCACGGCAACGGCGTACGGGTCACCTCCGTGTACCCCGGCCGCACCGCGAGCCCCATGCAGGCCAAGGTCCACCAGCAGGAGGGCAAGGAGTACGACGCGTCCCGCTGGATCGACCCGGAGTCCGTCGCCACGACGATCCTCATGGCCCTCGACCTCCCGCACGACGCCGAGGTCAACGACCTGACGGTCCGTCCGGGCCGCTGA
- a CDS encoding methionine synthase: MSEKSDFKWGPATGVGSMPGGDAREAAKTVTGSFENAEQGTPFLAELPARGPGADMIGRTAGLLVDVYARVEPSGWRVGDRPGRDTKRARSWLGEDLDALEEFTQGYEGPLKVQVVGPWTLAAALELRNGEAALSDPGACRDLAGSLAEGLREHLADVRRRVPGAQVVLQLDEPSLISVLRGQVKTASTYRTHRAVDRQVVESGLRDVLAVHTGGPVVVHSCAPDVPFALLRRSGADAISFDFSLLTERDDDTIGEAVEAGTKLFAGVVPGVDSPLSDPAGSVMGVRTLWRRLGLNPGSLAESVVVTPSCGLAGASPAYARAALAHCARAARSLADNPE; encoded by the coding sequence GTGAGCGAAAAGAGCGACTTCAAATGGGGACCGGCCACCGGCGTCGGTTCCATGCCCGGTGGTGACGCCCGGGAGGCCGCCAAGACCGTCACCGGTTCCTTCGAGAACGCCGAACAGGGGACGCCGTTCCTCGCCGAACTGCCCGCGCGCGGACCCGGCGCCGACATGATCGGGCGCACCGCCGGGCTGCTCGTCGACGTGTACGCGCGCGTGGAGCCCAGCGGCTGGCGCGTCGGCGACCGGCCCGGCCGGGACACCAAGCGCGCCAGGTCGTGGCTCGGCGAGGACCTCGACGCGCTCGAGGAGTTCACGCAGGGCTACGAGGGCCCGCTGAAGGTGCAGGTCGTCGGGCCGTGGACGCTCGCCGCCGCGCTGGAGCTGAGGAACGGCGAGGCCGCGCTCTCGGACCCGGGCGCGTGCCGGGACCTCGCCGGATCGCTCGCGGAAGGGCTGCGCGAGCACCTCGCCGACGTGCGGCGCCGGGTGCCCGGCGCGCAGGTCGTGCTCCAGCTCGACGAGCCGTCCCTGATCTCCGTCCTGCGGGGTCAGGTCAAGACGGCCAGCACCTACCGCACCCACCGCGCCGTCGACCGCCAGGTCGTCGAGAGCGGGCTGCGCGACGTGCTCGCGGTGCACACCGGCGGACCCGTCGTCGTCCACTCCTGCGCGCCCGACGTGCCGTTCGCCCTGCTGCGCCGCTCCGGCGCCGACGCGATCTCGTTCGACTTCTCACTGCTCACCGAGCGTGACGACGACACGATCGGGGAGGCCGTCGAAGCCGGTACGAAGCTCTTCGCCGGTGTCGTACCGGGCGTGGACAGTCCATTGTCGGACCCTGCCGGTAGCGTCATGGGTGTCAGGACGCTGTGGCGCAGGCTGGGGCTGAATCCGGGCTCTCTCGCGGAGTCGGTCGTGGTCACGCCGTCGTGCGGCCTCGCGGGTGCCTCACCGGCGTACGCCCGCGCGGCACTTGCCCACTGCGCCCGGGCGGCAAGATCACTCGCGGACAACCCTGAGTGA
- the ligA gene encoding NAD-dependent DNA ligase LigA → MAAASAGNTAGAKDPVPAEARDEHARIAEQIEEHRFRYYVKDAPVVSDAEFDKLLRSLEALEEQYPELRTPDSPTQKVAGNYETEFTSVEHRERMLSLDNAFDDAELAAWADRVAKDVGAPGYHFLCELKVDGLAVNLTYENGRLTRAATRGDGRVGEDITPNVRTITEIPDRLKGDRVPALVEIRGEVFFPMDKFEELNARLVEAGDKPFANPRNAAAGSLRQKDPRVTATRPLHMVVHGIGAREGFDIDRLSQAYELLREWGLPTAKHNRVVDDLKGVREFIAYFGENRHSVEHEIDGAVVKLDEIPLQGRLGSTARAPRWAIAWKFPPEEVNTKLVNIRVGVGRTGRVTPYAQVEPVTVAGSEVEFATLHNQEVVKKKGVLIGDTVVIRKAGDVIPEILGPVADLRDGSEYAFVMPAECPECGTALRAMKEGDIDLRCPNARTCPAQLRERLFYLGGRQCLDIENFGAVAAAALTAPLEPAEPPLTDEGDLFDLTIEQLLPIKAYVLDPDSGLPKRDPKTGEDKVVTVFANQKGEPKKNAVAMLEHIDAAKTRPLARVINGLSIRHVGPVAAEALAREFRSIDRIDQATEEELAATDGVGGIIAASVKQWFAEDWHREILRKWRAAGVRMEEEGAGEDEGPRPLEGLTVVVTGTLQNFTRDGAKEALQTRGAKVTGSVSKKTSFVVVGDNPGSKYDKAMQVKVPVLDEDGFAVLLEQGPEAAAEVALPAEEPTEE, encoded by the coding sequence GTGGCTGCCGCAAGCGCGGGAAACACGGCAGGGGCGAAGGACCCCGTGCCCGCCGAAGCGCGGGACGAGCACGCCCGGATCGCCGAGCAGATCGAGGAGCACCGCTTCCGCTACTACGTGAAGGACGCGCCGGTCGTCTCGGACGCCGAGTTCGACAAGCTGCTGCGCTCCCTGGAGGCGCTGGAGGAGCAGTACCCGGAGCTGCGCACACCGGACTCGCCGACGCAGAAGGTCGCGGGGAACTACGAGACGGAGTTCACGTCCGTCGAGCACCGCGAGCGCATGCTCTCGCTGGACAACGCCTTCGACGACGCGGAGTTGGCGGCCTGGGCCGACCGCGTCGCCAAGGACGTCGGCGCCCCCGGCTACCACTTCCTGTGCGAGCTGAAGGTCGACGGCCTCGCGGTCAACCTGACGTACGAGAACGGGCGGCTCACGCGCGCGGCGACCCGCGGCGACGGCCGCGTCGGCGAGGACATCACGCCGAACGTCCGCACGATCACCGAGATCCCCGACCGCCTCAAGGGCGACCGCGTCCCCGCCCTCGTCGAGATCCGCGGCGAGGTCTTCTTCCCCATGGACAAGTTCGAGGAGCTGAACGCCCGACTGGTGGAGGCCGGCGACAAGCCCTTCGCCAACCCCCGCAACGCGGCGGCGGGTTCGCTCCGCCAGAAGGACCCGCGCGTCACCGCGACCCGCCCCCTGCACATGGTCGTCCACGGCATCGGCGCCCGTGAGGGCTTCGACATCGACCGCTTGTCGCAGGCCTACGAGCTGCTGCGTGAATGGGGCCTGCCCACCGCGAAGCACAACAGGGTGGTCGACGACCTCAAGGGCGTACGGGAGTTCATCGCGTACTTCGGGGAGAACCGCCACTCCGTGGAGCACGAGATCGACGGTGCCGTCGTCAAGCTCGACGAGATCCCGCTCCAGGGCCGCCTCGGTTCCACGGCACGCGCCCCGCGCTGGGCCATCGCCTGGAAGTTCCCGCCCGAAGAGGTCAACACCAAGCTGGTCAACATCCGGGTGGGCGTGGGCCGCACCGGCCGCGTCACCCCGTACGCGCAGGTGGAGCCGGTCACCGTCGCCGGCTCCGAGGTCGAGTTCGCCACCCTGCACAACCAGGAGGTCGTCAAGAAGAAGGGCGTCCTCATCGGGGACACCGTCGTCATCCGCAAGGCCGGTGACGTCATCCCCGAGATCCTCGGCCCGGTCGCCGACCTGCGCGACGGCAGCGAGTACGCGTTCGTGATGCCCGCCGAGTGCCCCGAGTGCGGCACCGCGCTGCGGGCCATGAAAGAGGGCGACATCGACCTGCGGTGTCCCAACGCCCGCACGTGTCCGGCCCAGTTGCGGGAGCGGCTGTTCTACCTCGGCGGCCGGCAGTGCCTCGACATCGAGAACTTCGGGGCCGTGGCCGCCGCCGCGCTGACCGCCCCCCTGGAGCCGGCCGAGCCGCCGCTCACCGACGAGGGCGACCTCTTCGATCTCACCATCGAGCAGCTCCTGCCCATCAAGGCGTACGTCCTCGACCCGGACAGCGGGCTGCCCAAGCGCGACCCGAAGACCGGCGAGGACAAGGTCGTCACGGTCTTCGCCAACCAGAAGGGCGAGCCGAAGAAGAACGCGGTGGCGATGCTGGAGCACATCGACGCCGCCAAGACCCGCCCGCTCGCCCGCGTCATCAACGGCCTGTCGATCCGGCACGTCGGCCCGGTCGCGGCCGAGGCGCTGGCCCGCGAGTTCCGCTCCATCGACCGCATCGACCAGGCCACCGAGGAGGAACTCGCCGCGACCGACGGCGTCGGCGGGATCATCGCCGCGTCGGTGAAGCAGTGGTTCGCCGAGGACTGGCACCGGGAGATCCTGCGCAAGTGGCGCGCGGCCGGTGTGCGCATGGAGGAGGAGGGCGCGGGCGAGGATGAGGGGCCGCGCCCGCTCGAAGGTCTCACCGTCGTCGTCACCGGAACGCTCCAGAACTTCACCAGGGACGGTGCGAAAGAGGCCCTCCAGACCAGAGGCGCCAAGGTGACCGGTTCCGTTTCCAAGAAGACGTCCTTCGTGGTCGTCGGGGACAACCCGGGATCGAAGTACGACAAGGCCATGCAGGTGAAGGTTCCGGTTCTGGACGAGGACGGGTTCGCCGTCCTGCTGGAACAAGGGCCGGAAGCGGCCGCCGAAGTGGCACTTCCCGCCGAAGAGCCGACCGAGGAGTAG
- the gatC gene encoding Asp-tRNA(Asn)/Glu-tRNA(Gln) amidotransferase subunit GatC, with protein MPGITREEVAHLARLARLELKAEELDHFAGQLDDIIGAVARVSEVADQDVPPTSHPLPLTNVMRADEVRPSLTPEQALSGAPAQEQQRFKVPQILGED; from the coding sequence ATGCCTGGCATCACGCGCGAGGAGGTCGCCCACCTCGCACGGCTGGCGCGTCTGGAGCTCAAGGCCGAAGAACTGGATCACTTCGCCGGCCAGCTCGACGACATCATCGGCGCGGTCGCCCGCGTCAGTGAGGTCGCCGACCAAGACGTACCGCCGACCTCCCACCCGCTGCCGCTGACGAACGTCATGCGCGCGGACGAGGTCCGTCCGTCGCTCACCCCCGAGCAGGCGCTCTCCGGCGCCCCGGCCCAGGAGCAGCAGCGTTTCAAGGTGCCGCAGATCCTGGGGGAGGACTAA
- the gatA gene encoding Asp-tRNA(Asn)/Glu-tRNA(Gln) amidotransferase subunit GatA translates to MTDTHVTIIKLTAAEIAEKIASGELTAVEVTEAHLARIEAVDEKVHAFLHVDREGALAQARAVDEKRARGEKLGPLAGVPLALKDIFTTEGVPTTVGSKILEGWIPPYDATVTKRLKAADVVILGKTNMDEFAMGSSTENSAYGPTGNPWDLTRIPGGSGGGSSAALAAYQAPLAIGTDTGGSIRQPAAVTGTVGVKPTYGGVSRYGMVAFSSSLDQGGPCARTVLDAALLHEAIAGHDPLDSTSIDAPVPPVVEAARNGSVRGMRVGVVKQFRGEGYQAGVVQRFDESVELLKSLGAEIVELDCPTFDLALSAYYLIAPSECSSNLARFDAMRYGLRVGDDGTKSAEDVTALTREAGFGDEVKRRIILGTYALSSGYYDAYYGSAQKVRTLITREFEAAFEQVDVIVSPTTPTTAFPIGERADDPMAMYLADLCTIPTNLAGNSAMSLPCGLAPEDGLPVGLQIIAPAMKDDRLYKVGAAVEAAFVEKWGHPLLEEAPSL, encoded by the coding sequence ATGACGGACACCCACGTCACCATCATCAAGCTCACCGCCGCCGAGATCGCCGAGAAGATCGCTTCCGGCGAGCTCACGGCCGTCGAGGTCACCGAGGCCCACCTGGCCCGGATCGAGGCCGTCGACGAGAAGGTGCACGCCTTCCTGCACGTCGACCGCGAGGGTGCGCTCGCGCAGGCCCGCGCCGTCGACGAGAAGCGCGCCCGGGGCGAGAAGCTCGGCCCGCTGGCCGGCGTCCCGCTCGCGCTGAAGGACATCTTCACCACCGAGGGCGTGCCGACCACGGTCGGCTCCAAGATCCTCGAAGGCTGGATCCCGCCGTACGACGCGACGGTCACGAAGCGGCTCAAGGCCGCCGACGTCGTCATCCTCGGCAAGACCAACATGGACGAGTTCGCCATGGGGTCGTCGACGGAGAACAGCGCGTACGGCCCGACGGGCAACCCGTGGGACCTCACCCGCATCCCCGGCGGCTCGGGCGGCGGCTCCAGCGCGGCCCTCGCCGCGTACCAGGCCCCGCTCGCCATCGGCACGGACACCGGCGGTTCCATCCGCCAGCCCGCCGCCGTCACCGGCACCGTCGGCGTCAAGCCCACGTACGGCGGCGTCTCGCGCTACGGCATGGTCGCCTTCTCCAGCTCCCTGGACCAGGGCGGCCCCTGTGCCCGTACGGTCCTCGACGCGGCGCTGCTGCACGAGGCCATCGCCGGGCACGACCCGCTCGACTCCACGTCCATCGACGCCCCGGTCCCGCCGGTCGTCGAGGCCGCGCGCAACGGCTCGGTGCGGGGCATGCGCGTCGGTGTCGTCAAGCAGTTCCGCGGCGAGGGCTACCAGGCCGGTGTCGTGCAGCGCTTCGACGAGTCCGTCGAGCTCCTGAAGTCGCTGGGCGCCGAGATCGTCGAGCTGGACTGCCCGACGTTCGACCTCGCCCTGTCGGCGTACTACCTGATCGCGCCGTCCGAGTGCTCCTCGAACCTCGCCCGGTTCGACGCCATGCGCTACGGCCTGCGCGTCGGTGACGACGGCACGAAGTCCGCCGAGGACGTCACCGCGCTGACCCGCGAGGCCGGCTTCGGCGACGAGGTCAAGCGCCGCATCATCCTGGGCACGTACGCGCTGAGCTCCGGCTACTACGACGCGTACTACGGCAGCGCCCAGAAGGTCCGCACGCTCATCACGCGCGAGTTCGAGGCCGCGTTCGAGCAGGTCGACGTCATCGTGTCGCCGACGACGCCGACCACCGCCTTCCCGATCGGCGAGCGCGCCGACGACCCGATGGCGATGTACCTCGCGGACCTGTGCACCATTCCGACCAACCTGGCCGGCAACTCCGCCATGTCGCTGCCCTGCGGCCTCGCGCCGGAGGACGGCCTGCCCGTCGGCCTGCAGATCATCGCTCCCGCCATGAAGGACGACCGTCTGTACAAGGTCGGCGCCGCCGTCGAGGCCGCCTTCGTGGAAAAGTGGGGGCACCCGCTGCTCGAGGAGGCACCGTCGCTGTGA
- the gatB gene encoding Asp-tRNA(Asn)/Glu-tRNA(Gln) amidotransferase subunit GatB: MTATTTPELLSYEDALASYDPVMGLEVHVELGTKTKMFCGCSTELKQDANSQTCPTCLGLPGALPVVNEIGVESAIKIGLALHCEIAEWCRFARKNYFYPDMPKNFQTSQYDEPIAFNGYLDVQLEDGEVFRVEIERAHMEEDTGKSTHVGGATGRIHGASHSLLDYNRAGIPLIEIVTKPIEGAGERAPEVAKAYVAELREVIKSLDVSEARMDKGQMRCDVNLSLRPHGTKEFGTRSETKNVNSLRSVERAARFEIQRHAAVLSSGGTIVQETRHFHEEDGSTTSGRIKDNAEDYRYFPEPDLVPVAPSREWVEELRAGLPELPLAQRNRLIEEWGITAHDMQSIRNAGAIGPIVATINAGADSTSARKWWMGELARNANEQGVEVGALPITPEHVARVSELVAAGDLNDKLARQVIDGVLKGEGTPDEVVEKRGLKVVSDEGALTTAVDEAIAGNPGVADKIRGGKVAAAGALVGAVMKATRGQADAARVKELILEKLGVSDG; encoded by the coding sequence GTGACTGCCACGACCACACCCGAGCTGCTGTCGTACGAGGACGCTCTCGCGTCGTACGACCCCGTCATGGGCCTTGAGGTCCATGTCGAGCTCGGCACCAAGACGAAGATGTTCTGCGGCTGCTCCACCGAGCTGAAGCAGGACGCCAACAGCCAGACCTGCCCGACCTGTCTCGGCCTGCCCGGCGCGCTGCCGGTCGTGAACGAGATCGGCGTCGAGTCGGCCATCAAGATCGGCCTCGCGCTGCACTGCGAGATCGCCGAGTGGTGCCGCTTCGCCCGGAAGAACTACTTCTATCCGGACATGCCGAAGAACTTCCAGACCTCCCAGTACGACGAGCCCATCGCCTTCAACGGCTACCTCGACGTACAGCTGGAGGACGGCGAGGTCTTCCGCGTGGAGATCGAGCGCGCCCACATGGAGGAGGACACCGGCAAGTCGACGCACGTCGGCGGTGCCACCGGCCGCATCCACGGCGCCTCGCACTCGCTGCTCGACTACAACCGCGCCGGCATCCCGCTCATCGAGATCGTCACCAAGCCCATCGAGGGCGCGGGCGAGCGGGCCCCCGAGGTCGCCAAGGCGTACGTCGCCGAGCTGCGCGAGGTCATCAAGTCGCTCGACGTGTCCGAGGCCCGGATGGACAAGGGCCAGATGCGCTGCGACGTGAACCTGTCCCTGCGTCCCCACGGGACCAAGGAGTTCGGCACGCGCAGCGAGACGAAGAACGTCAACTCGCTGCGCTCCGTCGAGCGCGCCGCCCGCTTCGAGATCCAGCGGCACGCCGCCGTGCTGTCCTCGGGCGGAACGATCGTGCAGGAGACCCGTCACTTCCACGAGGAGGACGGCTCCACCACCTCGGGCCGCATCAAGGACAACGCCGAGGACTACCGCTACTTCCCCGAGCCGGACCTGGTGCCGGTGGCCCCCTCCCGCGAGTGGGTCGAGGAACTGCGCGCCGGTCTCCCGGAGCTGCCGCTCGCGCAGCGCAACCGGCTGATCGAGGAGTGGGGCATCACCGCCCACGACATGCAGTCGATCCGCAACGCCGGCGCCATCGGCCCGATCGTCGCGACGATCAACGCCGGGGCCGACTCCACGTCCGCCCGCAAGTGGTGGATGGGTGAGCTGGCGCGCAACGCCAACGAGCAGGGGGTCGAGGTCGGCGCGCTGCCGATCACGCCCGAGCACGTGGCGCGCGTCTCGGAGCTCGTCGCCGCGGGCGACCTCAACGACAAGCTGGCCCGTCAGGTCATCGACGGCGTGCTCAAGGGCGAGGGCACGCCCGACGAGGTCGTCGAGAAGCGCGGCCTGAAGGTCGTCTCCGACGAGGGCGCGCTCACCACCGCCGTGGACGAGGCCATCGCCGGCAACCCGGGCGTCGCCGACAAGATCCGCGGCGGCAAGGTCGCCGCCGCCGGCGCCCTGGTGGGCGCCGTCATGAAGGCGACCCGGGGTCAGGCCGACGCGGCCCGCGTCAAGGAACTGATCCTGGAGAAGCTGGGCGTCTCCGACGGCTGA
- a CDS encoding SLC13 family permease, with the protein MLLTSLALLAVTLAFAVVRPRNWPEAVAAVPAAGAAMAVGAVSPAHAWAETQELLPVVGFLAAILLLAQLCADEGLFKAAGDAVARACHGSPRRMLGGVFAVAAVITAVLSLDATVVLLTPVVFATAARIGASPRPHVYASAHLANSASLLLPVSNLTNLLAFAASGLTFSRFAGLMALPWLAAIGVEYAVFRRYFADDLAAPAHEPDDVEPTGVPVFTLVVLALTLAGFVVTSFAGIEPLWAALAGALVLGARALARRHSTPRELVGAANLPFCVFVLALGVVVKAVVDNGLGDALGHVLPDGSSLPALLAVAGVAALLANLINNLPAVLALLPVVAPAGPGPVLAALIGVNLGPNLTYVGSLATLLWRRIVHAHGTEPELGEFTRLGLLTVPATLLASTVALWAGLLVLGRP; encoded by the coding sequence GTGCTGCTCACCTCCCTCGCCCTGCTCGCCGTCACGCTCGCCTTCGCGGTGGTACGCCCCCGCAACTGGCCGGAGGCGGTCGCCGCCGTACCCGCGGCCGGTGCCGCCATGGCCGTCGGCGCCGTCTCGCCCGCCCACGCCTGGGCCGAGACGCAGGAGCTGCTCCCCGTCGTCGGGTTCCTCGCCGCGATCCTGCTCCTCGCGCAACTCTGCGCCGACGAAGGACTGTTCAAGGCGGCCGGTGACGCCGTCGCGCGGGCCTGCCACGGCAGTCCGCGGCGGATGCTCGGCGGGGTGTTCGCCGTCGCCGCCGTCATCACCGCCGTCCTGAGCCTGGACGCCACCGTCGTCCTGCTCACCCCGGTCGTCTTCGCCACCGCCGCCCGGATCGGCGCGAGCCCCCGCCCGCACGTCTACGCGAGCGCCCACCTCGCCAACTCGGCGTCCCTCCTGCTCCCCGTCTCCAACCTGACGAACCTGCTGGCCTTCGCCGCGAGCGGGCTCACCTTCAGCCGGTTCGCCGGGCTGATGGCCCTGCCCTGGCTGGCCGCGATCGGCGTCGAGTACGCGGTGTTCCGGCGGTACTTCGCCGACGACCTCGCCGCGCCCGCGCACGAGCCCGACGACGTGGAACCCACCGGGGTACCGGTGTTCACCCTCGTCGTCCTCGCCCTCACCCTCGCCGGGTTCGTCGTCACGTCGTTCGCCGGGATCGAGCCGCTGTGGGCGGCGCTCGCGGGCGCGCTCGTGCTCGGGGCCAGGGCGCTGGCCCGGCGCCACAGCACCCCGCGCGAGCTGGTCGGCGCGGCCAATCTGCCGTTCTGCGTCTTCGTCCTCGCGCTCGGCGTCGTCGTGAAGGCGGTCGTCGACAACGGACTCGGCGACGCCCTCGGCCACGTCCTGCCGGACGGATCGTCCCTGCCGGCCCTGCTCGCCGTCGCCGGGGTCGCCGCGCTGCTCGCCAACCTCATCAACAACCTGCCCGCGGTCCTCGCCCTGCTGCCGGTGGTCGCCCCGGCCGGACCCGGGCCGGTCCTCGCCGCCCTGATCGGCGTCAATCTCGGGCCCAACCTCACGTACGTGGGATCGCTGGCGACCCTGCTGTGGCGGCGCATCGTGCACGCCCACGGCACCGAGCCGGAGCTGGGGGAGTTCACCCGGCTCGGGCTGCTCACCGTGCCCGCCACGCTGCTCGCCTCCACCGTGGCGCTCTGGGCCGGACTCCTAGTCCTCGGCCGGCCGTAG